The sequence AGGCAGTGGGTCTCTGGGGGGAACTCATTGGAGGAAGTCCTCCTCCTGTTCCAGTTGGAGTAGCGGGCTTACTGGAGAATCCCGATCCACCTGTAGGGAAAGTGCAACAGGAAAAGATTCAGAACAAAACAATGTCAAAATGTTAATGGTAATACAACTGCAACATAATGTtccagttgtgctcataaatttacatacccttgCAGAATATgctaaatgttatataaataaataaaaataaaatgagggatcataaaaattgaatttgttttttatttagtactacCCTGAATAAACTTTCACATAACAtatgtttacatctagtccataagacacaataataactgaatttacacaaatgaaccagttcaaaagtttacatacacttgattCTTTCAACCTCCAGGTCTTGCACAGGATTTgtttttccagcattttctacctatttgacccctttccaacagtcgCTATATGACatggagatcagtcttttcaCACttaggacaactgagggactcgtacaatGACCTCtgtattacaaaaggtgcaaacattcactgatgctcaaggcAGCAACATAGTACATTAAGaaccagggggtgtaaacttttgaacagtatggttggtgtaaattgttagtattttgttaaagatcttttttctccttaggttctgcccttcagaagctacataagattgACATGTTtcccacaaaacaaaacaatttacactgatcatcctgttcaaaagtttaaccCCCCccagctcttaatgtattgtgttaccTTCTTGACCATCAGTGAaggtttgcaccttttgtaatacgGTAGTTGTATACGAGTCCCAAAAGATGGCTCAAAAAGatgggtcaaatatgcagaagattctGGAAAACCAAATCATGTGCATTTTTCTGAAAAACAGCGgccagtttaactgctcaggacaaacaagagactcatgaacaaccatcacaaaacaaaaacaagtttaaaaaaaaaaaaaaaagttgctgatcatccaggtaacaccacacagtattaataatcaagcatatgtaaacttttgaactagATCATTGGTGTAAATTCAGCTAATAATGTGTATTGTGGAtgatatgtaaacatctgttatgtgaaatagcttattcagtactaaataaaaaaatgtttatgatccctgtttttttttttttaattattaacatctAGCatattctgcaaggggtgtgtaaatttatgagtaCAACTATCTTGATAGCCGTAGTGAAAGGAGTTCAATAGtttaagaaaatgtatttaaaaaaaaaaaaaaattgcacaaaatAGAATGTTTTGAGATGTGATGATTTATTCCAATAGAGAATCTTCATTTTTCCATACCTGTTTTCACACCCCCAAGTTTAATAATTACACATTATTCCACTTTACCTCCCAGACTGGTTCCCAGGTTGCCGAGGTCAGCAAAAGGGTCCAGGGTGTTCGGTTTGGCCTGGTGAGTAGGAGTGTTGTGTACAGAGCCAGTAGGACTCGTACCAGCGGATTTACTGCCTACACTGAAACCACCACCTGCAAACACAGTCATCCGATACACGTTATAGcctcaattttatttatattgtctTTCCTCCACACACGCAGCAAATACCAAGTATCATTTACGTAAAACATCTGCACATTCAATGtgcataaatatataatacaaacaAGGAATATTCATTTTAGTGGATCTTTGCTTTCTGTGAATTTGAGTTATTGTATGAACTCAGTTTTATAGTCAAAACCTGTCTATGTGCTTGTGAAATTCCCACAGTGTGAAAATTTGCAGCTCTCAAACGTAGCATAATGTGCAAAGTTAATAAATTTGTCTGAAAATATATCAGAGTCCAGTTGAAAACCATTGTGTAGCCATGATTTAGCAACATTAGCTAAGACACCTAAAATTAGCCAAATAAGCAGTCTTGCTAATGCTATCCCTTCAGTAGTACTGTAGATATCCAACTAGAAGCTGGCCAGATTTGCTAACACAACTAGCTAATGTTAGGTTAAGAATGCAGCCAATTGAATAAAGGGCTAGAAATCTAGCGAACACTAATTCAGCTATCATACAGTACTGTGTTAggcaccttatttttttttttagtacaaactttgttatagaattttattttataactcctacatcaagtcagtacaaaaaaacattttagatccccaaacattagttttccagtacaatattaaaagttacagaaaaatgtttgtcagtaaagaaagcaggtTATTAAGTGGTAAGACATTTTTCAGACTAAAAACCCAAcgaagtgcgacagtcaaagtctccagaaggactgtggctggttctgcaagatgctcaataaaacatagctcatttccttataaaactgcactaattcaacccaagactacttttttttttttttaaaagaaaaagtcacaccaaatattgcctttgtttcatttactactgtttactgcccGTTATAGTATTtcttttaatgtagaaacatttaattgcattatttttgaaggaatcGTTGCTCCAcatcatttctttgcatgtgcctaaaacttttgcacagcactgcATGTTATGAAATCCATCATTAGTTAGTTAATGGCATCTCATCTACCAGCATAGACTTTGAAAGAACTCAAAATGATGAAGCAGGTGATGTACAAAAGCTTAAATCTAGGTGTAACTCCTAAATTCTCCAGCAGATGTCCTGCTCTGGTCTTTGTGGTGTTGAATTTCACTTGCCAGGGGCAGTTGCTCTGTTCCAGTCCCATCCTCCTCCCACAGTGCTTTGCTGCTGGATGTTTACAGTGGGTGTAGTGGGGGGCACGGGCGAGCTGCGGCCTGGCAGGGATTGGCACAAGTTAGACCTCATTCAGCTCCAGCCTTTTTATACTTAGCTAACAAAATGGTCTCTGGCAGTTTGCTTTGAGTTGGGTTTGCATTTAACATGACAACTGCCAAGTAAATGtgtagatatttttaaaaatgactaacTATTAAAGGAAAACTTCACCAGCAAATTCCAGACAGAAAGTTTGTACATAAAGCAGGACagactaaagtgctgctgcaacTTGTCCATCAGTTTGGGTAGAGATTAAACAAGGGTTCTGGCACCACTATCATCAGTTAGCCAAACAGTATTGTGGGTAATGCAGGATACCGGTAACCAGTACAAATATGAAGTGAAAACGTACAAACATGCTGatcaaaagaataaaaaataaataaataaataaaaacaaacaaaaaaaaaacacacaactcaAATGTATTACAAAATACATATTAGATGCCACTTAATAAACTACAATTACGATATTAATTATATAGCTTAATATACAAGTTGTTCAGTGTTGATTTATTGCTTAAGTGTAATGCAAACCCTGGAAAATGGGGCAATACATTTTCTTAATAATGATACTCAAAGTCTCTGCCAAGTGTGGAGAAAGGTAGAGAGGCAGTGGAAAGAAGATAAGTTGCAGGTGTCTTATGACGTTTTGAAAGATTAAAGTCTTTCCAGGAGAACTTTGCTGAATATTTCTTCCTCTTCCACTTTAATGAAATGTGGGGTTCCACAAGGATCTATATCGGGTCcagttttattttctatttctatGATTCCTCTGGCCAATATCCGTCAGAAACATAAATCACCTTTATGCTGACAACACTCAGCTTTATCTCACTCTAAATGTGGGGCATAATTTAGCCTTGAAATCACCTTTTGATTGCTTTAATAAGGTTACGGAATAGATGCCAGCCAATTTTCTCCACCTGAATGAAGCAAACACTGAAGTGGTAGTATTTGGCCCTCCAAGTTCAACTAaacataattaataatttaGGACTTATTAAATCTAAAAAGGTACACAATCAGGAAAGGAGTCTTGAGGTTATTTTTGATGCAGAGTTAAAGTTTGATAAGCATATAAACTCTGGTTCGAGGTGGATTCTTCCAATTAAGGAGTATTGTGAAATTGAAACCTGTGTCTTTTAATGATTTGGAAATTGTTATGCATGCTTTTATTACATCCAGACTAGACTACTGTAATTCACTGTATTCATTCAGAATTCTGCTGCTAGGCTTTTGACTGGGACTAGGGAATATGCAAGTACGTCACCTGTATTAACATCCCTCTATTGGCTTCCAGTGAAGTTTAGAATTTtaccatttgtttttaaaaggtaTAAATGGctattagaagaagaagatgagcAACATATGTCCTCTAGACCATTAAGATCTTCACAGGCGTTTCAGTTAACTATTCCCAAGTCTTGTCTAAAATCAAAAGGGCTCTCAGTTGCAGCTCCTCGACTATGAGCCCATCTCTCCATATTAGATCCTGTATCTCTCTTGAGGTTTTTAAATCTCATTTAGACTCATTTATTCTCACTTGCATTCGACTGTATTTAATTTAGTTCTGGATTTGGTCTCATGCTTTTAGGTTGTATGAATTTGTTAGGTTTTGGCATGTAAAGCACACTGGCcaacttttgtttttaaatgtgctatagaaataaatgtgAGTGATTCTTTAGGTCATGTCAAACTAATGGTAAGAGACTCAAATGCATATATTAACCTTCAAGAAATCACATACTGCCTACGACATGAACATCTCATCCAGGACAAGCCAAAAAGCAGACACAAGGACTAGTAACACATCTAACGCTGTTCACCAAACTAGCACAATGCAGCCACAAGACTGAACTACAATCAGTGAGCATATGATGGAAACAAGCTgcctgacaaacacacactactgaAACATTGGCATAGGTGCATGCCTTACCCAAGCCCATGTTCTGCATAGTGGGAGATGGAGAGCGTGCGGCATGCAGGAAGGGCTCTGGCTGCCCCACATTACCTGGTCCCAGGAAGGCCCCCATAAAGTCTTGAGGCTTTGCGGCAGATGGAGCCGACCCGAACGGGTCAAAACCTGCAAAAGTAACAAACTGTCATATCAACCTCAGACTCAGTTTTTAGCAGGATGTTGGTGTTCTGGACAACCTGCTGGGGtaagtttcatttattttaacaatagGCAATAAGGCAGCTTAACAGAAACCATATCCAATTCTGGTTGATGCCATAGAGTAAGATTTTTTGATGAATCAAAATGGCACGGTTTTCCAAATGTAGGTCACCCAGCCAAAACATTTTTGGTGTTCAGTGTTTGCTTCTCAACCACACCATAAAGCTACATAAATCACCAAATGATCCCGATTGTCCAAAATGGCTGCATCTACAACATGGTCATCGTTTTGTTGTTTCCAGCTCTATCTGAACTTTGCCTTTCATGGTGTTCTGTGGGCCTCAATAACTAAATGAGTTGTGCTGTGAACGCAGGTGGTAATTTACGAGTGGTTGACATTTATCAACATGCTCATATGAATACTTAGAAAACCATGATTACACAAACTGGTGGGAATGGTTAGTTtggctttcaaaaaaaaaaaataggccaTTTTACTACATGGCTGCTAAATGAGGTCCAGTGCTTACAGAGTTTTGGGAGAGGTAGACATTACTTGCTAAAGTAGCTACATTAACTTTGCCACTTTACTGCAAAGCCAAAGAAGCAAACTTGCATGTAGGTACAAATTATTTCCAAATTATTTCAACTGACCAAAGAATTCTCTAAAACAGATGTTCTGTGTATTCAATTGACATCATCCATTTTCCTGTTGCCTTTTACTCACTATAATGATCATACTCCAGTAAAAGGCTACACAGAGTTTAAAAAGGATCTAGAAAGCATGCTCACTGTCTGTAGGTCTAGGTGAGGGGCAAGGTGAACTTGAGGAGGTGGTCCTTTTAGGAGTAGACTGGGCAGAGGTGGGGCCACTGGATAACTGAGAGGCTGGAGCTCCAAACAGATCTCCCAGCAGGTCtgtggtggtgttagtggtggtatGAGGCTGTGGGGAAGTTGGAGGAGGCTGAACACCACCTCCGTCCAGGCCCAAGAGGTCAACGTCCTCAGCAGGCGGAGGAGGAGCAGCAGGCTGAGCCTCAGCTCTACTGGCTCCTTTGGCTTTCTCGCCACTGCCGCCGCTCTGCTGGCTAGAGAGTGAGAGCATGTCATCATCTGAGGGCTCACTCTCCTCATTCGGGCCCACACGGCCCCCCTGGGCCCCTTGAGCCAGTGCTggatctaaacacacaataagcCAATAAATTTCAGACTTAATTAGGAGTCAGAAATATCTAGAAGGCTCTAAAATCAGGGGTTTATCTCCAGAGATTTTAAAGCTTGAGGATTGTTTAACAGACCCAATACTGTGCTAGAGATAGACTTGTGTTTGAGTAAGTATATTTATTGACTCTACAGTTTGTTGTAGCCATGGAGTTCCAATTTTGTTACTGTACGTCACCTGCAAGAGCGAGAGCATCCTTGTGTTCCTGGTGGCAGGTGAACAGCAAGTTTGGGCTCAGGTCTTTGGTGGGGAACTGTTCCCAGGGTGGCGTGAGATCCTTCTGCTTGTCAGTATTCTCCACCTCAATCTCCAGCAGCACTTGGAAAAGCTGAGGATACTTGTCTGGAGAATCGCACGCATCCAACTCAGACCTGAACACACATGTGAGTATTTATTAGATAAAGCAGAGAAAGTATGAAGTATGTTTTAGATAAAGCCACAGCAAAGTATTCAAGAGTGGTGGCTCAGGTTCTCAGCAAATGATTGGCCCAGCATATTGTGTCTTTTATTAAATGCAAGTCATTTGAGATAAAAGTGTCAGcaaaatgaatacatgtaaatggTGCCCGAATAAAGCACAAGCATTGATTGAGACACATTTTAGCTTCATTAGTGTATCTTCGATTAAAAAGCAGACAGAGAACTGTTAAAGCTTACTTCATAAACTTTAAGTCTGTTGTCCCGGGGGCAATGAAGCCTGTATGGAACTGAATCTGGAATATCTGTGTGTTGGTCACCTGCAACAAAGCAAGCATTTAAATCAAACATACTGTAATAACCAGAGCATTAGCGTTACTAATGTTACTAATGTTATTAAtccactttataccacagcaatgttgAAATCTTGATTCGGATTGGTCAGGTGGTGTTGATTAATGCAGAGAAACTATCCTTGAAAATCGAACTTGACAGTGTCTCTGTTGTACTTTATTTCCATCTGAAAAGACAGGAGAAAACGCAATTCTTCTTTGATGTCCTGTCCTCACCTTGGCTTGTAGGGCATGGGAGCGCATGTGGTAGGCTGAGATCACGACATCGCCTTGGACACTCACTCCCAGGTTGAAGACCACCTTTCCCTCGTGCACCCTGTACTCCCTGGATGGAAGAGAACATCAGGATCATTCATGTGATACTGACTACTCGAAATATTCACGGAATACTACTACGCGAAATATTACAGGCTCCATGTTAATGCAGCCACAGACCTAATTTGGTGGTTTACACCAGAGCATGGTTCATTCGTTTGGGTGTAAAGTAAATGGTTCCTGTTTTAGCTCAGTTTCTCTTTCAGTGAtcagaaataaatgcatttcCACCGATGTGGGTGGATAGGTTACATTTATCGCCTGCTGGGACCCTGTTTAGCACAGAGGCGAggtgaaaagtgtttttttttttttttattttaggcaAAGCTCAAAAGGTATCATCAGTCTCACCATACTTTTaatagtatattatattatccatccattttctataccgcttacccttcaggaacctggagcctatcccagggagcatggggcacaaggcggggtacacactggatggggtgccaatccatcgtagggcacaatcacatacattaacacacccattcacacactacagactttggacatgccaatcagcctaccatgtatgtctttggactgaaggAGGAGACCGGAGTACCCGTAGGAAAaccccctgcagcacagggcaGCAGAAGGAatcaaatccccaaccctggaggcgtgaggcgaatgcgctaaccactaagcccctgTGCACCCCTGTTATTTAAACCACCATTGTGAATCACAAAATAGGAATATTATAATGAACAGAACATCACATTCTTTAAATTATCAGAATgtgtaaccaaaaaaaaaaaaaaaatttttttacacacatgACTAATTTATAAAAGGTATGGAATTAAGCAATATAAATACCATGTCCTAGGGACACACTTGTTTTGAAAGAGAATCAGAAGACCTAATTTGTCAGTGggatatgtatatgtatgataGTCCAGGTGTAATTATGATCATTATACTTTAAATGCCCATAATCACAGAAACAATACATTTCTAACAACATGTGCAAGACTAAAGATGCTTCTTACATCCTCTTGCCCTTGCCTATCCGGCCTGAATCCAAACATGGAAGTAACCTTCTGAACACAGTGTACTTTCTCCCAAAAATATACAACTCCTTGAAgtcatacattttcatttctccATTTCCTTATGTTCTTCCTCAGATTTTAACTGCTATGTTCACAGAACAGTTAGTATGTTAGTAAAACCTGATTTCCTCCATACACCTTGTGTGGAAAATGGTTTCACATGGAGCTAGTGTGTTGTCTGGTGTACCTCATCCTCTCATACTCCTGAGCTGTGGAGAAGATCTTTGTCTCGCCGAGCAGGACATCGCAAAAAGGTCGACAGCCACTCCGCTGTTTGTTGAAGCAAGGTATGGGATTCATTGTGACAGCTTTGATTACCAGCGGTTTGGAGTGGGGCAATGTGGGCTTCTCTGAAACCATGCTACACATGTAGCCTACGTACctgatcaaacacacacaaaagtataCCTGTCAACATATGCTTCCAACCAGATTCCCTCCCATAATTCCTTCTAAAAgattctgcctctctaagatactctttttatacccaatcatgttactgacctgttgccaattaacctaattagtttcAAAAtgctcctccagctgtttctttttattaacacttacttttccagcattttaTTGTctacgtcccaactttttttttttttttttagacgtaTTGCGGCCATAATCATCAACAAAAtcacctttgtttttttttctttcttaaaatggtacatttactcagtttaaacattttatatgatatgtgttctattgtgaataacatatgggtttatgagatttgcaaattattACATTCTGTTTTAACTGACGTTTTACTCAGTATcctaacttttttggaattggggttgtaacatttctttaataaataaataaaatctaaagtgTTAGATATAAGCTTACCAGTATCTGATTCAACAATTATTAGCCATGCTTCTCAAACACCTTTTAGCCacaaaaacctttaaaaatgcTAAGAATATGTTACTCCaattaaaaatccaaaaaattgtgattttttttttctgtaaaattaacaaacaaaccaaagaacAAAACTGTGACCTATGCAAGCTAGCTTTCAACTAGAAAAACCCTAACCATGAGCTGATCACTGATTGTCTCTGTAATTAGAAAAGATTTAATACAATATTATAGCTTATTATTTTGCAAGCTAGCACTAATTATTAGgcattagcaaaaaaaaaaaaaaaaagtcattttattttgcaagTTATTTAATGGCACATaagtaaaacaggaaataagagGTATTTTAATTGTAATTATGTTTTGAGTATTCGGACTGCTGCTTCCTAGTTTTGAAGTATTTCTACCTCCTGTGTGAGGGCCACAGGCCTGATCCGGGTTTCTTGGCGCTGAGCAGTTGCATGGCAGGTACCGGGTTAGTGAAAAGGTGGCAGAAGCAGAACATGGCACAGACCAGAACACCAGAAGGACCCCTGCCAtcctgagagacacagagacacactatTATgacaaattcaaattcaaaatatgGTTTACACAGGTTTCTGtaagaaaatgtgtttatttttttactaaacGTACCAATCTAAAAACTTAATATACTGTACTGATAATACAGTTGTGCTGTTAAATCTCGTCTTGAAAGTTTgtataaatagaaatataagTGTCAGGCTACATTTCCCGTATCAGCCCATAACCTCATTACATGACCTCCATTCAAGCGCCTGTGCCCAGTGATTACTAATGAGACTCACCTGTTTTCAATCACACTGCTCCCTTTAAATAAGCCGGAATGGTGTTACTGCCTGAAGTCTTGCGCAATGGTATGGTACGGTATGGTATGGTACGGTATGGTACGGTACGGTACGGTATGGTACGGTACGGTATGGTACGGTATAATTGGCCTGTGTATGTGGTGATTAGCATTGCATTAGGGCCTGCTTcatgtttattgatttatacTTCATTAGTTTATGCCTGATCATTATCCTGCCTTGAGATCCCCCCCCCATTCATCTATAAGCACAcagctttttactattttaataATTTGAAAGCACAGTTAAGCCCCTCCTCTCTATTTTTATTGGTTGCCATGCTTAAACAACTACATTTACTTTTGTCTTCTGGCTTGCTCTGATTCAGTAATGAAATCAACAATATCAGATTTTCAGTCacatcaataaaacaaaaacttcTACTGTTGACCACCATGCTGCTTTGAGTGATTTCTATTATTGTCCTCTATAAACAGATGTTTGTGCAGAAATATGACTGAATAAACGCCGTCTTCCAGAAAATCCCAACAGTaactgaaaatgattaaatatacaCCACATAAATACACTGAAAGATAAACTTAAGGAGACATAAACTCTCAAAAGGAGGATTTAAAGAGTTTTGAGCTGAAAAGCTGTGATGTAAATCGAAATGTTCAGCAGGATGAGAAGAACTAAGGTGGAAATGAGTATAAACCTGACGGTGCAATCAGATGTGTTGTTTCTTCTCTTACCGAGCAAGtgatcacacacacgttcttgGGGTTCTGCTTGAGCCAGTTGTGCATGTTCTTACACACAGCAAACAGGTTGTGAAGGCTCGGGGCTTGTCTGGATGGCCAATTGCATTCAGACACCTGAAGAGAGAATTGAGAGACGATGATGTGAAGCAGAAAATGCTTGAGTAATTCAGTAACAGGGTAGAAAGAGCTAACAGCTCACACTGTAATCCTGAAGTAACCGTCACTGAGCAAACGAGAAACATATGAAGTCTAtctgtaaatacactgttttATTGATGCAATCGTATCAAACGAGACGTGTGTGCAGTTAATCTGTGCATTATTTAATCAGTGCACAGAAATGAGCCTATGCAGAATTCACTGCATGACTATATTTAAAAGTCTATTGACAAAGCCATCACGACAAACATCATGAGATGCTATTTATAGTGAACTCATTAGGAGTGTATTTATAGTAGCGGGTAGGTGATATGGAAAGAATATCAGGATAATAGAAGGCATTTTCCCAATGCATGATATAAATAACACTTAGGCTTGCAAACAAGGTGTCACCAAACCCATGCTACATTAACCATGCTACATTCATTGATTTCaaatttaacaaattaacaGTGTAGCTTTTAATAGGTGTTcaaatgtttataaattacATACATGGGTATTCTGACTTCAGAAACACAATATGCCATGTGGAAATTTGTTTGTACACTCAATACACTCAAAAAACTATAGAAGGCTACTTGAGGCCAATATTAGATTCATAATATGAcaccattaattaattaatactatCATCTCTGTAAAGGCAACAgaaaggtgtttttttatttatttatttatttttttttttattgtatcgAGAAGACACAATCTTAATCTGAGACATTGTCCTCTTAATCTTGAGGACTGATTATTCTTAAAACCATGGGCATGTTTTCTTTACGGAACAGCACATCAAACTAATTCAAAATATCCAATCAAAAGTTTGATAAAATAGCTTGCGTCGTATGATTTCATGACCTTGATTCAGTATCTTGTGGGTTCATTAAGTGGTGCATCTGAGTAACTGTCATcgcacaataaaaaaaacttaaatgaTAACAGGATGTGCTGCATCAAATGCTATCTTATAAGCTTCTGAAATGACTGTTGAAGCCCTGTTGTTAAATATGGCAGTTCAGAAACTGACGTCAGCAGGTGCTTAGGCCATCTCTGAATAGACGTAACATTCCCCACATAAATACTGACATAATCTTTGGTCATAAGTCACCGACATAAGTCGCCATATCTGAAAGTCATTTTAAAGATATCTTAGAAAACCTGGGATTTAAAACATTCTTCACTTCTTTGTCATTTTTAGTTAGTGGGGTGTTAGTTTAGGGGTGGACAGGGTCATAAATTCATGAAGCAAGGTAAAGCTCCAAAGTGCTTGCCCAGTCGTATATTATGCTTACCCATCAGCCCAATTAACTACTCTAAAAAGAGTCAACGCTGATGAAGCAAACATGGTGAATTGTATATGTGCCCTCAACAAAAAGGTCATAGTCTTTGGCTATGAGCTGTGGTGTTCTCTTGccatttttaaagatgttttttacttaaagcgcacctattatggtctAGAAACGTGCCTAATTGTTTTAAATAGATTTGCATGCATCTGaagtcaaaaaacactttaacatgctcataatttaaattgcagcattacttttttttccccagtgtcacgaacgactcgttcaatgattccttctaaactcctcctttcagagagcatactaccgctgtcagcgtgtgtcgaaaaggaaacgcccataCCCATATCCATACCATATCTAATATCAGCCCCCTCTGTaggcgagcagccgatgaagaccggaggcggggctttttgttacaaatctACGTAGGTTGGTagaggaagtaagtctggaatcactaatgactcgattcagctgttcagaatcggttccttcttttaggagtcaataacttcgtttgtcgtgcgctttgatgtttttaaactttgcagatgtttttacattcacaaacagctctataacacactacatgaaaggtaatatttgaaaaaccataataggtgcactttaacattGGAGATGATGCCGTATAGTGCTAGAGTTACAACACTGGTTGTGTGCTATACTTGTATTGTGCTGTATATATGTgctggctcaatggttaaggttctgtattactgatcagaagcagcggccaagctgccactattgggcccttgagcaaggcccttaaccctctctgctccaggggtgccatatcatctctgaccccagcttcctaacaagctggaatatacgaagaaaagaatttcactgtgctgtaatatatatgtgacaaaataaaggcttcttctatACATGTATTGTATTTTGCTCAGTTCAATAGTCACTGGTTCAATATCCTGAATCTAGAAACATTGTCTAGTGTCCATTCAAGCATAATAATACACTTAGTAAAAGTACTTCCTAACAACATCC comes from Ictalurus punctatus breed USDA103 chromosome 11, Coco_2.0, whole genome shotgun sequence and encodes:
- the dnajc6 gene encoding putative tyrosine-protein phosphatase auxilin isoform X2, with translation MSLLGGYKKRSGYDGYESLQLVDSGGGGGDFSGGVGGGGGGRGGGGLAAVTLGSKARPDHCSIMDGSDMDGNYAGGLLDMVKGGAGKFFSNFKDNLKDTIKDTSTKVMNQVATYTKGELDIAYITSRIIVMSYPAEAVELGYRNHVEDIRSFLDSRHADHYTVFNLSQRNYRGAKFSNRVSECNWPSRQAPSLHNLFAVCKNMHNWLKQNPKNVCVITCSDGRGPSGVLVCAMFCFCHLFTNPVPAMQLLSAKKPGSGLWPSHRRYVGYMCSMVSEKPTLPHSKPLVIKAVTMNPIPCFNKQRSGCRPFCDVLLGETKIFSTAQEYERMREYRVHEGKVVFNLGVSVQGDVVISAYHMRSHALQAKVTNTQIFQIQFHTGFIAPGTTDLKFMKSELDACDSPDKYPQLFQVLLEIEVENTDKQKDLTPPWEQFPTKDLSPNLLFTCHQEHKDALALADPALAQGAQGGRVGPNEESEPSDDDMLSLSSQQSGGSGEKAKGASRAEAQPAAPPPPAEDVDLLGLDGGGVQPPPTSPQPHTTTNTTTDLLGDLFGAPASQLSSGPTSAQSTPKRTTSSSSPCPSPRPTDSFDPFGSAPSAAKPQDFMGAFLGPGRSSPVPPTTPTVNIQQQSTVGGGWDWNRATAPGGGFSVGSKSAGTSPTGSVHNTPTHQAKPNTLDPFADLGNLGTSLGGGSGFSSKPATPTGTGGGLPPMSSPQRPTASPQHTTAGWQSSTAFPSWPHGGAGQWQPPTQAKAPGPSMTHSSPQNRPNYNVSFSAVGGAAPGGKAQPNMGTKPKATTINFDDLLSGQGFTGNKEKRGPKTIAEMRKEEMAKEMDPEKLKILDWIEGKERNIRALLSTMHTVLWEGESRWKPIGMADLVTPEQVKKVYRKAVLVVHPDKATGQPYEQYAKMIFMELNDAWSEFESQGPKALY
- the dnajc6 gene encoding putative tyrosine-protein phosphatase auxilin isoform X1 translates to MSLLGGYKKRSGYDGYESLQLVDSGGGGGDFSGGVGGGGGGRGGGGLAAVTLGSKARPDHCSIMDGSDMDGNYAGGLLDMVKGGAGKFFSNFKDNLKDTIKDTSTKVMNQVATYTKGELDIAYITSRIIVMSYPAEAVELGYRNHVEDIRSFLDSRHADHYTVFNLSQRNYRGAKFSNRVSECNWPSRQAPSLHNLFAVCKNMHNWLKQNPKNVCVITCSDGRGPSGVLVCAMFCFCHLFTNPVPAMQLLSAKKPGSGLWPSHRRYVGYMCSMVSEKPTLPHSKPLVIKAVTMNPIPCFNKQRSGCRPFCDVLLGETKIFSTAQEYERMREYRVHEGKVVFNLGVSVQGDVVISAYHMRSHALQAKVTNTQIFQIQFHTGFIAPGTTDLKFMKSELDACDSPDKYPQLFQVLLEIEVENTDKQKDLTPPWEQFPTKDLSPNLLFTCHQEHKDALALADPALAQGAQGGRVGPNEESEPSDDDMLSLSSQQSGGSGEKAKGASRAEAQPAAPPPPAEDVDLLGLDGGGVQPPPTSPQPHTTTNTTTDLLGDLFGAPASQLSSGPTSAQSTPKRTTSSSSPCPSPRPTDSFDPFGSAPSAAKPQDFMGAFLGPGNVGQPEPFLHAARSPSPTMQNMGLGRSSPVPPTTPTVNIQQQSTVGGGWDWNRATAPGGGFSVGSKSAGTSPTGSVHNTPTHQAKPNTLDPFADLGNLGTSLGGGSGFSSKPATPTGTGGGLPPMSSPQRPTASPQHTTAGWQSSTAFPSWPHGGAGQWQPPTQAKAPGPSMTHSSPQNRPNYNVSFSAVGGAAPGGKAQPNMGTKPKATTINFDDLLSGQGFTGNKEKRGPKTIAEMRKEEMAKEMDPEKLKILDWIEGKERNIRALLSTMHTVLWEGESRWKPIGMADLVTPEQVKKVYRKAVLVVHPDKATGQPYEQYAKMIFMELNDAWSEFESQGPKALY